The following proteins are encoded in a genomic region of Cryptomeria japonica unplaced genomic scaffold, Sugi_1.0 HiC_scaffold_288, whole genome shotgun sequence:
- the LOC131057166 gene encoding 1-aminocyclopropane-1-carboxylate oxidase-like, with protein MGVPVIDMKNIDGGDREVIMAEIAKACESTGFFQLLNHGIEHELMDRVKKVCSEHYKLNREQSFNASLPVRLLSNALDSDNADKIENVDWEDVIQIHEMQETNSWPSQPSDFKETIQEFRNKIFSLTEKLLEVISLNLGLEKEYLKEAFAGGEKPFFGTKVSHYPPCPRPDLIKGIRAHTDAGGLILLYQDDQVSGLQVLNDGTWVDVQPIPYAIVVDIGDQLEAITNGKYTSAWHRILPTKNGNRFSVASFYNPSYNAKVYPASQLTAQTGDELSVYPEYPEYLFGDYMQVYSHQKYEAKEPRFEAMRIVNVECQ; from the exons ATGGGCGTTCCAGTGATTGACATGAAAAACATAGACGGAGGAGACAGAGAGGTGATCATGGCTGAAATAGCCAAGGCCTGCGAGAGTACTGGTTTCTTTCAG CTTTTGAACCATGGCATAGAGCATGAACTCATGGACCGTGTAAAGAAAGTTTGCTCGGAGCATTACAAGCTTAACAGAGAGCAGAGCTTCAATGCCTCTTTGCCTGTAAGGTTGTTGAGCAACGCTCTTGACAGCGATAACGCTGATAAGATCGAGAACGTTGATTGGGAAGATGTTATTCAAATACATGAGATGCAGGAGACCAATTCATGGCCTTCCCAACCCAGTGATTTCAA GGAAACTATCCAGGAGTTTCGAAACAAGATATTTTCATTGACAGAAAAGCTGTTGGAAGTAATAAGTTTGAATCTGGGGCTAGAGAAAGAGTACCTGAAAGAGGCATTTGCGGGAGGAGAGAAGCCCTTCTTCGGCACCAAAGTGAGCCATTATCCTCCTTGCCCTAGACCGGACCTCATCAAGGGCATCCGTGCACACACAGATGCAGGTGGCCTCATTCTCTTATACCAAGACGATCAAGTGTCCGGTTTGCAGGTCCTCAATGATGGCACTTGGGTTGACGTGCAACCCATTCCATACGCAATAGTTGTTGACATTGGGGACCAGTTGGAAGCCATCACTAACGGCAAATACACCAGCGCATGGCATCGCATTCTACCCACTAAGAATGGCAACCGTTTCTCAGTGGCATCGTTTTATAATCCCTCATATAATGCCAAGGTTTATCCCGCATCTCAACTTACTGCTCAGACCGGTGATGAATTATCGGTTTATCCAGAGTATCCAGAGTATCTGTTTGGAGACTACATGCAGGTTTACAGCCACCAGAAATATGAAGCCAAAGAGCCACGATTCGAAGCTATGAGGATTGTGAATGTAGAATGCCAATAG